From a region of the Streptomyces tirandamycinicus genome:
- a CDS encoding cytochrome P450: protein MPPVRFWPVRDLPGVEFDPDLAALMREGPVSRIRLPNGEGWAWLVSRHEDVRTVTNDPRFSRRAVVGSDVTRLAPHFIPVDGAVGFEDPPDHTRLRRAVAPAFTTRGVERLRGRARVMLDELVDGVLRDGPPADLVARVLAPFPLAVVCELMGVPAADRPAMHEWTSLILSSTEGAERSERARNAMCGYFARLLAERHGTGGEDVVALLSAAVADGEITGAEAVGLALLVQIGGEAVTNNTGNMAYLLLTRPELMDRLRGDPGVRATAVDELLRWIPHRNGVGLCRIATEDLTVGGQEIRRGEAVYVSYLAANRDPEVFADPDGIVLDRSPNPHVAFGYGPHYCVGALLARLETELLFSALVDRLPGMRLAVPEEELRWRPGALIRGPEGLPVVW, encoded by the coding sequence CTGCCCCCGGTCCGCTTCTGGCCGGTGCGGGACCTGCCCGGTGTGGAGTTCGACCCGGACCTCGCGGCGCTGATGCGGGAGGGACCCGTGAGCCGGATCAGGCTGCCCAACGGCGAGGGGTGGGCCTGGCTGGTGTCGCGCCACGAGGACGTACGGACGGTGACCAACGATCCGCGCTTCAGCCGCAGGGCGGTCGTCGGCAGCGACGTCACGCGGCTGGCGCCGCACTTCATCCCCGTGGACGGGGCCGTCGGCTTCGAGGACCCGCCCGACCACACCCGGCTGCGCCGTGCCGTGGCCCCCGCGTTCACCACCCGCGGCGTCGAGCGGCTGCGCGGACGTGCCCGGGTCATGCTCGACGAACTCGTCGACGGGGTCCTGCGCGACGGGCCGCCGGCCGACCTCGTCGCACGCGTCCTCGCCCCGTTCCCGCTGGCCGTCGTGTGCGAACTGATGGGCGTGCCCGCCGCGGACCGGCCGGCGATGCACGAGTGGACCTCGCTCATCCTGTCCTCCACCGAGGGCGCCGAGCGCAGCGAGCGGGCCAGGAACGCGATGTGCGGCTACTTCGCCCGGCTGCTGGCCGAGCGGCACGGCACCGGCGGCGAGGACGTGGTCGCACTGCTGTCGGCGGCCGTCGCCGACGGCGAGATCACCGGTGCGGAGGCCGTCGGGCTGGCGCTGCTGGTCCAGATCGGGGGCGAGGCGGTCACCAACAACACCGGGAACATGGCGTACCTCCTGCTGACCAGACCCGAACTGATGGACCGGCTGCGCGGCGACCCCGGGGTGCGTGCCACGGCCGTCGACGAACTGCTGCGGTGGATACCGCACCGCAACGGAGTCGGGCTGTGCCGCATCGCGACGGAGGACCTGACCGTCGGCGGCCAGGAGATCCGCCGGGGCGAGGCCGTCTACGTCTCCTACCTCGCCGCCAACCGGGACCCGGAGGTCTTCGCCGACCCGGACGGGATCGTGCTGGACCGGAGCCCCAATCCGCATGTGGCGTTCGGCTACGGCCCCCACTACTGCGTCGGGGCCCTGCTCGCCCGGCTGGAGACCGAGCTGCTGTTCTCCGCCCTGGTCGACCGCCTCCCGGGGATGCGTCTGGCCGTTCCGGAGGAGGAACTGCGTTGGCGGCCGGGCGCGTTGATCCGGGGGCCCGAGGGACTGCCGGTGGTCTGGTGA
- a CDS encoding cytochrome P450 yields MKTSEPGTPAAAADSGPPEDEGVRRWGLEDLAALDFDPFLTAVLREEPVARIRLPYGEGTAWLVTRHDDVKSVASDPRFSRRALADRDVTSGSPHAIAARHASLNYTDPPRLTAMRRVVARAFTGGAMERLRPLAQRTADELLDEMERHGPPADLVRHLHGPFPLSVVGDLLGLPEEDRTRMVHWTDVIMTPAPAPARSRQGRRSVREVVEALLAQRRAEPAHDLAGVLAAAAADGEISDDEALSMATAILVSGAHAVRNNSANMVYALLTRPEQLARLRAEPGLLPRAVEELLRYIPHRSGVGLPRIATEDVEVGGVRIRAGEAVYCSYLAANRDPEVFPDPHTLDFDRPAVPHLSFGFGPHHCVGPMLARMESEVMLATLLRRYPRLTLAVPPEEIAWQRGALIRGPKSLPVSW; encoded by the coding sequence GTGAAGACGTCAGAACCCGGGACACCGGCCGCGGCGGCCGATTCCGGCCCGCCGGAGGACGAGGGCGTTCGCCGGTGGGGCCTCGAGGACCTGGCGGCCCTGGACTTCGACCCGTTCCTGACCGCGGTCCTCCGCGAGGAGCCGGTGGCGCGCATCCGGCTTCCCTACGGTGAGGGCACCGCCTGGCTCGTGACGCGCCACGACGACGTCAAGTCGGTCGCGTCGGACCCCCGGTTCAGCCGCCGGGCACTCGCCGACCGCGACGTGACCAGCGGTTCCCCCCATGCCATCGCCGCACGGCACGCCTCCCTCAACTACACGGACCCGCCGCGTCTGACGGCCATGCGCCGGGTCGTCGCCCGCGCCTTCACCGGCGGCGCCATGGAGCGGCTGAGACCCCTGGCCCAGCGGACCGCGGACGAACTGCTGGACGAGATGGAACGGCACGGGCCGCCGGCCGATCTGGTGCGGCACCTGCACGGGCCGTTCCCGCTGTCCGTGGTGGGCGACCTGCTCGGACTGCCGGAGGAGGACCGCACCCGGATGGTCCACTGGACGGACGTCATCATGACGCCGGCCCCGGCCCCGGCCCGCAGCCGGCAGGGCAGGAGGTCGGTCCGCGAGGTCGTCGAGGCCCTCCTCGCCCAACGCCGCGCGGAGCCCGCGCACGACCTGGCCGGTGTGCTCGCGGCCGCCGCCGCCGACGGGGAGATCAGCGACGACGAGGCGCTGTCGATGGCGACGGCGATCCTGGTGAGCGGGGCGCACGCGGTCCGCAACAACAGCGCAAACATGGTGTACGCGCTTCTCACCCGTCCGGAGCAACTGGCCCGGCTGCGGGCCGAGCCCGGACTGCTGCCGCGGGCGGTCGAGGAACTGCTGCGGTACATCCCGCACCGCAGCGGGGTGGGCCTGCCGAGGATCGCCACCGAGGACGTCGAGGTCGGCGGCGTACGCATCCGGGCCGGTGAGGCGGTCTACTGCTCCTACCTGGCCGCGAACCGGGACCCCGAGGTCTTCCCCGACCCGCACACACTGGACTTCGACCGCCCCGCGGTCCCGCACCTGTCGTTCGGGTTCGGCCCGCACCACTGCGTGGGCCCCATGCTTGCCCGGATGGAGTCCGAGGTGATGCTGGCGACGCTGCTGCGGCGCTATCCGCGGCTTACCCTCGCGGTTCCGCCGGAGGAGATCGCCTGGCAGCGGGGCGCCCTGATCCGCGGGCCGAAGTCGCTCCCGGTGAGCTGGTGA
- a CDS encoding YihY/virulence factor BrkB family protein, with the protein MQAANETPDRPAGRLHRARVLYRNVSKRKLAWLLLKDTVNSCIEYRILGLAAEAAFFTLLSLPPLMLGLLGLLGYVDDWTSTTTVASIQENILGAAGTVLSDRGVNEIAKPLLEDVTRGGRPDVVSLGFAIALWSGSRAVNVFVDTITVMYGLDGQRGIVATRLLAFLLYLIALLIGAVVLPLAVVGPDRVVEFVPFGAGLVSVLYWPVVILLSIAFLTTLYHVSVPVRSPWVEDVPGALVALGMWVLGSFLLRIYLTSTVEGPTIYGSLAAPIAVLLWVGISAFAVLVGAAVNAAIDRVWPSVATAAARAANRRVRAAHAAELVARARAAEGESEDGEDGEGGDMPSEFPERWSKFLPPDDVRSRLQGSRDHRDREQREQRERRERRENRERTENRERPESRGRRNHRDGDGRDGDGRDGDRRDRNKGEQRL; encoded by the coding sequence GTGCAGGCAGCAAACGAAACACCCGACCGGCCCGCCGGCCGGCTCCACCGGGCCAGAGTCCTCTACCGCAACGTCTCCAAGCGGAAACTCGCCTGGCTGCTGCTGAAGGACACGGTCAATTCGTGCATCGAGTACCGCATCCTGGGACTCGCCGCCGAGGCCGCGTTCTTCACCCTGCTGTCCCTGCCGCCGCTGATGCTCGGCCTGCTCGGCCTGCTCGGCTACGTCGACGACTGGACCAGCACCACCACCGTCGCCTCCATCCAGGAGAACATCCTCGGCGCCGCGGGCACCGTCCTGTCCGACCGCGGTGTCAACGAGATCGCCAAACCCCTGCTGGAGGACGTCACCCGCGGGGGGCGCCCCGACGTGGTCTCCCTCGGGTTCGCGATCGCCCTGTGGTCCGGCTCGCGGGCCGTGAACGTCTTCGTCGACACCATCACCGTGATGTACGGGCTCGACGGCCAGCGCGGCATCGTCGCCACCCGGCTGCTGGCGTTCCTGCTCTACCTGATCGCGCTGCTGATCGGCGCCGTGGTGCTGCCGCTCGCGGTGGTCGGCCCCGACCGGGTCGTCGAGTTCGTGCCGTTCGGCGCGGGCCTGGTCAGCGTCCTGTACTGGCCGGTGGTGATCCTGCTGTCCATCGCCTTCCTCACCACCCTGTACCACGTGTCCGTGCCGGTCCGCTCTCCCTGGGTGGAGGACGTACCGGGCGCGCTGGTGGCCCTCGGCATGTGGGTGCTCGGGAGCTTCCTGCTGCGCATCTACCTGACCAGCACCGTCGAGGGCCCCACCATCTACGGCTCCCTCGCCGCGCCGATCGCCGTGCTGCTGTGGGTCGGCATCTCGGCGTTCGCGGTCCTCGTCGGCGCCGCCGTCAACGCCGCCATCGACCGGGTCTGGCCGTCGGTCGCCACGGCCGCCGCCCGTGCCGCCAACCGGCGCGTCCGGGCCGCCCACGCCGCCGAACTGGTCGCCCGCGCCCGGGCGGCGGAGGGGGAGAGCGAGGACGGGGAGGACGGGGAGGGCGGGGACATGCCCTCGGAGTTCCCCGAGCGATGGTCGAAGTTCCTCCCGCCGGACGATGTGAGGTCCCGGCTGCAGGGGAGCCGGGACCACCGCGACAGGGAGCAGCGCGAGCAGCGCGAGCGGCGCGAGCGGCGCGAGAACCGTGAGCGGACCGAGAACCGTGAGCGGCCCGAGAGCCGGGGCCGGCGGAACCATCGGGACGGGGACGGCCGGGACGGGGACGGCCGGGACGGGGACCGCCGGGACAGGAACAAGGGGGAGCAGAGGCTGTGA
- a CDS encoding acyl-CoA carboxylase subunit epsilon, with translation MDVDLRIVSGAPDAEELAAVMAVLTAVAHRRGAAPAAPGGGTPDGRPRRAHWDRTWGTGFQPCGSWRERDRTVTAFDPGGR, from the coding sequence ATGGACGTGGATCTGCGCATCGTGAGCGGCGCTCCGGACGCCGAGGAACTGGCCGCGGTGATGGCGGTGCTGACCGCCGTCGCCCACCGCCGCGGGGCGGCCCCCGCCGCCCCGGGCGGCGGCACACCGGACGGCCGCCCGCGACGGGCCCACTGGGACCGCACCTGGGGTACCGGCTTCCAGCCCTGCGGCTCGTGGCGGGAACGGGACCGGACGGTGACCGCGTTCGACCCGGGCGGCCGCTGA
- the rsgA gene encoding ribosome small subunit-dependent GTPase A — MPGRVVRVDRGRCDVVTAAGTVRADTAFVTPHDPLRVICTGDWAAVDPEGGNPRYVRACLPRRTAFVRSTSSRRSEGQILAANVDHAVIAVSLAVELDLGRIERFLALAWESGAQPLVVLTKADLVPDATALSYLVRDVETTAPGVQVLPVSSLTGEGMDVLAAVVSGGTSVLLGVSGAGKSTLANTLLGEDAMEVRSTRDVDGKGRHTTTTRNLLVLPGGGVLIDTPGLRGVGLFDAGTGVGEVFSEIEDLARDCRFHDCAHEAEPGCAVLAALADGSLPERRLESYRKLVRENQRIVAKTDARLRAEIRRDWKRKHAEGRAAGEAKRAGRPR; from the coding sequence GTGCCCGGGCGGGTGGTGCGGGTCGACCGTGGCCGGTGCGACGTCGTCACCGCGGCCGGGACCGTGCGTGCCGACACGGCGTTCGTCACACCGCACGACCCGCTGCGTGTGATCTGCACCGGTGACTGGGCGGCCGTCGACCCCGAGGGCGGCAACCCCCGGTACGTACGGGCGTGTCTGCCGCGCCGTACCGCCTTCGTGCGCTCCACCTCGTCCCGGCGGTCCGAGGGGCAGATCCTCGCCGCGAACGTCGACCACGCGGTCATCGCGGTCTCCCTGGCCGTCGAGCTCGACCTCGGACGGATCGAACGCTTCCTGGCGCTGGCCTGGGAGAGCGGGGCGCAGCCCCTCGTCGTCCTCACCAAGGCCGACCTGGTGCCGGACGCGACCGCCCTGTCGTACCTGGTGCGGGACGTGGAGACCACGGCACCCGGTGTCCAGGTGCTGCCGGTCAGCTCGCTCACCGGGGAGGGCATGGACGTCCTGGCGGCGGTGGTCTCCGGCGGTACGAGCGTGCTGCTCGGCGTCTCCGGAGCGGGCAAGTCCACCCTGGCGAACACTCTGCTGGGCGAGGACGCCATGGAGGTGCGGTCCACGCGTGACGTGGACGGAAAGGGCCGTCACACCACGACGACCCGGAACCTCCTCGTCCTCCCCGGCGGCGGCGTGCTCATCGACACCCCGGGCCTGCGGGGCGTCGGGCTCTTCGACGCCGGTACGGGAGTGGGAGAGGTCTTCTCGGAGATCGAGGACCTGGCCCGGGACTGCCGCTTCCACGACTGCGCCCATGAGGCGGAGCCGGGCTGTGCGGTGCTCGCCGCGCTCGCCGACGGCTCGCTGCCGGAACGCCGGCTGGAGAGCTACCGCAAGCTCGTCCGCGAGAACCAGCGCATCGTGGCGAAGACCGACGCCCGGCTCCGGGCCGAGATCCGCCGCGACTGGAAGCGCAAGCACGCGGAGGGCCGTGCGGCGGGGGAGGCGAAGCGGGCCGGCCGGCCGCGCTGA
- a CDS encoding type III polyketide synthase, with protein MATLCRPAVSVPEHVITMEQTLDLARTVHADHPQLDLALRLIRNTGVEKRHLLQPIEETLRHPGFEHRNAVYESEAKARVPAVIERALADAELRPVDIDVIIYVSCTGFMMPSLTAWLINSMGFRTDARQVPIAQLGCAAGGAAVNRAHDFCTAYPEANALVVACEFCSLCYQPTDLDVGNLLSNGLFGDGLAAAVVRGRGGRGVALERNGSYLVRDTEDWIAYDVRSTGFHFKLDRRVPGTMEPLAPALRALAAEHGWDAASLDFYIIHAGGPRILDDLGKYLGVPSEAFRFSRATLTQYGNIASAVVLDALRRLFDEGSTRHAARGILAGFGPGITAEMSLGRWTEAEVPAPAGRC; from the coding sequence ATGGCCACTCTGTGCCGACCGGCGGTGTCCGTACCCGAACACGTGATCACCATGGAGCAGACGCTGGACCTGGCGCGGACCGTTCACGCGGACCATCCACAACTGGACCTGGCGCTGCGCCTGATCCGGAACACCGGGGTGGAGAAGCGGCATCTGCTGCAGCCGATCGAGGAGACCCTGAGGCATCCCGGCTTCGAACACCGCAACGCCGTCTACGAGTCCGAGGCGAAGGCCCGGGTGCCCGCCGTCATCGAGCGGGCGCTGGCCGACGCCGAGCTCAGGCCCGTCGACATAGACGTGATCATCTATGTGTCGTGCACCGGCTTCATGATGCCGTCGCTCACCGCCTGGCTGATCAATTCCATGGGCTTCCGCACGGACGCGCGCCAGGTGCCGATCGCCCAGCTCGGCTGTGCGGCTGGCGGGGCGGCGGTCAACCGGGCCCATGACTTCTGCACGGCGTACCCGGAGGCCAACGCCCTTGTGGTGGCCTGCGAGTTCTGCTCGCTGTGCTACCAGCCGACCGACCTGGACGTCGGAAACCTGCTGTCCAACGGGCTGTTCGGCGACGGACTCGCCGCCGCCGTGGTGCGCGGCCGCGGCGGGCGCGGTGTCGCCCTGGAGCGCAACGGCTCCTATCTGGTGCGGGACACCGAGGACTGGATCGCGTACGACGTGCGCTCGACGGGCTTCCACTTCAAGCTGGACCGGCGGGTTCCGGGCACCATGGAACCGCTGGCGCCGGCGCTCAGGGCGCTCGCGGCCGAACACGGCTGGGACGCCGCCTCGCTGGACTTCTACATCATCCACGCGGGCGGTCCGCGCATCCTCGACGACCTGGGGAAGTACCTGGGGGTGCCGTCCGAGGCGTTCCGGTTCAGCCGGGCCACGCTCACCCAGTACGGGAACATCGCCAGCGCGGTCGTCCTCGACGCCCTGCGCAGACTGTTCGACGAGGGCTCGACCCGGCACGCCGCGCGCGGCATCCTCGCCGGCTTCGGGCCAGGCATCACCGCCGAGATGAGCCTGGGCCGCTGGACCGAGGCCGAGGTGCCCGCCCCCGCGGGGAGGTGCTGA
- a CDS encoding DUF488 domain-containing protein: MATIRVRRVFDDPGPADGVRVLVDRLWPRGVSKERAAVDAWLKDVAPSGELRGWYHQDRSRYEEFDARYRRELAAGPAAQALERLRGLVRGGPVTLVTSVKSVEGSHVPTLVALLEESAPPPEGR, translated from the coding sequence ATGGCGACCATCCGTGTGCGCAGGGTCTTCGACGACCCCGGCCCGGCCGACGGCGTCCGCGTACTCGTCGACAGGCTCTGGCCGCGCGGCGTCTCCAAGGAGCGGGCCGCCGTCGACGCATGGCTCAAGGACGTGGCCCCGTCGGGAGAGTTGCGCGGCTGGTACCACCAGGACCGCTCGCGGTACGAGGAGTTCGACGCCCGCTACCGCCGGGAGCTCGCCGCCGGGCCGGCCGCACAGGCCCTGGAGCGGCTGCGCGGACTCGTACGCGGTGGCCCGGTCACCCTGGTCACCTCGGTGAAGAGCGTCGAGGGCAGCCACGTCCCCACACTCGTCGCCCTGCTGGAGGAGTCCGCTCCGCCGCCGGAGGGCCGGTAG
- a CDS encoding sensor histidine kinase, with translation MRDVLLIALIAFLGAAAAGLAGAVVLRMLRRRSVTVSLTVVAGVTVMAMLAGTLAVARAMFLSPHDLTVVTTVVAMAAVVSLATALLLGRWVVARSRELARAARTFGEDGSFAAPGREATAELAELGRELAATSARLAESRERERSLEASRRELVAWISHDLRTPLAGLRAMSEALEDGVVPDPQRYFRQIRAEVERMNRMVGDLFELSRIHAGALALTPTRISAHDLVGEALAGVGPLAREHGVRLVGARVEPVPIEVDAEEMTRVLANLLVNAIRRTPADGTVAVAAERHEDSVVLSVTDGCGGIPEEDLPRVFDTGWRGTEARTPPAGAGLGLAIVRGIVEAHDGRAGVHNVSGGCRFEVTLPTAP, from the coding sequence GTGCGCGACGTGCTCCTGATCGCCCTCATCGCGTTCCTCGGCGCGGCCGCGGCCGGCCTGGCCGGTGCTGTGGTGCTGCGGATGCTGCGCCGGCGGTCCGTCACCGTCTCGCTGACCGTGGTCGCCGGTGTCACCGTCATGGCCATGCTCGCCGGGACCCTCGCGGTCGCCCGGGCGATGTTCCTGTCCCCGCACGACCTGACCGTCGTCACCACCGTCGTCGCGATGGCCGCGGTCGTGTCCCTCGCCACGGCCCTGCTGCTCGGCCGGTGGGTCGTCGCCCGCAGCCGCGAACTCGCCCGCGCCGCCCGCACCTTCGGGGAGGACGGCAGCTTCGCCGCCCCCGGACGGGAGGCCACGGCCGAACTCGCCGAGCTGGGGCGGGAACTCGCCGCAACCAGCGCCAGGCTCGCCGAGTCCCGTGAGCGGGAACGCTCCCTGGAAGCCTCCCGGCGGGAACTCGTCGCCTGGATCTCGCACGATCTGCGCACCCCGCTCGCCGGGCTGCGGGCCATGTCGGAGGCGCTGGAGGACGGCGTCGTACCGGACCCCCAGCGGTACTTCCGGCAGATCCGCGCCGAGGTCGAGCGGATGAACCGGATGGTCGGCGACCTCTTCGAGCTGTCCCGCATCCACGCGGGCGCCCTCGCCCTCACGCCCACCCGGATCTCCGCGCACGACCTGGTCGGCGAGGCGCTCGCGGGCGTCGGACCGCTGGCCCGGGAGCACGGAGTGCGGCTCGTCGGTGCCCGGGTCGAGCCGGTGCCGATCGAGGTCGACGCCGAGGAGATGACGCGGGTCCTGGCCAATCTCCTGGTCAACGCGATCCGGCGGACTCCGGCGGACGGCACGGTCGCGGTCGCCGCCGAACGCCACGAGGACTCCGTGGTGCTGTCCGTGACCGACGGCTGCGGCGGTATCCCGGAGGAGGACCTGCCCCGGGTCTTCGACACCGGCTGGCGCGGCACCGAGGCCCGCACCCCTCCCGCGGGAGCGGGCCTCGGACTCGCCATCGTCCGGGGCATCGTGGAGGCCCACGACGGCCGGGCCGGGGTGCACAACGTGTCGGGCGGCTGCCGCTTCGAGGTGACCCTGCCGACCGCTCCGTGA
- a CDS encoding helix-turn-helix domain-containing protein: MYAERASLLEGAVVWHHEPGPGPVLPVLPDGCMDLMWTRGRLLVAGPDTRAQPPGDTRAAHSGVRFAPGAGPAFFGVPAHELRDLRVDLTDLWPARLVRPLADRVTESPDRVAALEAVALRHAADTPPPDPLLRAVVEYLDAGGTVAATAAAVGLGTRRLHRRSLDAFGYGPKTLARVLRLQRALALVRGGVPYAGAALAAGCADQPHLARETRDLAGLTLGRYVELTAGSRLANSDTSAPSGSRTIA; this comes from the coding sequence GTGTACGCGGAACGGGCTTCGCTGCTGGAGGGCGCCGTCGTCTGGCACCACGAGCCCGGCCCCGGCCCCGTCCTGCCCGTTCTGCCCGACGGCTGCATGGACCTGATGTGGACCCGCGGCCGGCTGCTGGTCGCCGGACCGGACACCCGTGCGCAGCCGCCCGGTGACACCCGGGCCGCCCATTCCGGCGTGCGGTTCGCGCCCGGTGCCGGCCCCGCCTTCTTCGGCGTCCCCGCACACGAACTGCGCGACCTGCGGGTGGACCTCACCGACCTCTGGCCCGCCCGGCTGGTGCGGCCGCTGGCGGACCGGGTCACCGAGTCCCCGGACCGGGTCGCCGCGCTGGAGGCCGTGGCACTGCGGCACGCGGCGGACACACCCCCGCCCGATCCGCTGCTGCGGGCCGTGGTGGAGTACCTGGACGCGGGAGGGACCGTGGCGGCCACCGCCGCCGCCGTCGGGCTGGGAACACGCCGGCTGCACCGCCGCTCCCTGGACGCCTTCGGATACGGTCCGAAGACGCTCGCCCGGGTGCTGCGGCTGCAACGCGCCCTGGCCCTGGTCCGGGGCGGTGTGCCGTACGCCGGGGCCGCGCTGGCCGCGGGCTGCGCCGACCAGCCGCACCTCGCCCGCGAGACGAGGGACCTGGCCGGGCTCACCCTCGGCCGCTACGTGGAGCTGACCGCCGGGTCCAGGCTCGCGAACAGCGACACCTCGGCACCGTCCGGGTCGAGGACGATCGCGTAG
- a CDS encoding VOC family protein, whose protein sequence is MPGTPCWVSLTTQDMRAAQDFYGAVFGWAFGPDERTEGHVVAHADGEPVAGLVESAQSMGVRLPIAWTAYFVADSADAAAARVRERGGTVAVGPLAFGRGRTAWAADPLDAAFGIWEGPAAPGWQAGRGTGAVAWLELHTRDPFASALFYGGVFEWDAHPDVIDVRYEHDRVMLRAGGRTVAGMFGGVPDSADAAIHPQWHVHFCRDDVDEAAARAVSAHGTVLAPPQDTPLGRTATIRDPEGGLFHLSSIEGETS, encoded by the coding sequence GTGCCGGGCACGCCGTGCTGGGTGAGCCTGACGACGCAGGACATGCGGGCCGCACAGGACTTCTACGGGGCGGTGTTCGGCTGGGCGTTCGGGCCCGACGAACGGACCGAGGGGCATGTGGTCGCCCACGCGGACGGCGAACCGGTCGCCGGTCTCGTCGAGTCCGCGCAGAGCATGGGGGTGCGGCTGCCAATCGCCTGGACGGCGTACTTCGTGGCCGACAGTGCCGACGCGGCGGCCGCACGCGTGCGGGAGCGGGGCGGAACGGTCGCCGTGGGCCCGCTGGCGTTCGGCCGGGGACGGACGGCCTGGGCCGCCGATCCGCTGGACGCGGCGTTCGGCATCTGGGAGGGACCGGCCGCGCCCGGGTGGCAGGCCGGGCGGGGCACCGGCGCCGTGGCGTGGCTGGAGCTGCACACGCGGGACCCGTTCGCGTCCGCGCTGTTCTACGGCGGTGTGTTCGAGTGGGACGCCCATCCGGACGTCATCGACGTGCGCTACGAGCACGACCGGGTGATGCTGCGCGCCGGCGGCCGTACGGTGGCGGGGATGTTCGGCGGTGTCCCGGACTCCGCGGATGCGGCGATCCACCCCCAGTGGCACGTCCACTTCTGCCGGGACGACGTGGACGAGGCGGCGGCCCGAGCGGTTTCGGCGCACGGAACGGTGCTGGCGCCCCCGCAGGACACACCGCTCGGGCGGACGGCGACGATTCGTGACCCCGAAGGCGGGCTGTTCCATCTGTCGTCCATCGAGGGCGAGACGTCCTGA
- a CDS encoding cupin domain-containing protein translates to MTSHVRAPEGAYTASAEGLLVPPGHGRTLRAAAQEVTFKVTGEHSRVSSSFEVVVPPGFDVGAHVHARSEELFYVLEGELEMLAFEPRVRTGGDWRGWESPSGRRPVRAGPGTVVVVPPGCPHAFANRTGKPAKMFFQASPPPDHERYFEELIGILGRTGPPDHEAIAELRSRYDIEQLTPLRHDA, encoded by the coding sequence GTGACCTCCCATGTCCGGGCGCCGGAAGGCGCGTACACCGCGTCGGCCGAGGGGCTGCTGGTGCCCCCGGGTCACGGCCGTACGCTGCGCGCGGCGGCCCAGGAGGTCACGTTCAAGGTCACCGGCGAGCACTCCCGTGTGTCGTCCAGCTTCGAGGTGGTGGTGCCTCCCGGGTTCGACGTCGGGGCCCATGTGCACGCCCGCAGCGAGGAGCTCTTCTACGTGCTCGAGGGCGAGCTGGAGATGCTCGCCTTCGAGCCGCGGGTGCGCACCGGCGGCGACTGGCGGGGCTGGGAGTCCCCGTCAGGCCGGCGTCCGGTGCGGGCGGGCCCGGGCACGGTCGTCGTCGTGCCGCCCGGCTGCCCGCACGCGTTCGCCAACCGGACGGGGAAGCCGGCGAAGATGTTCTTCCAGGCGTCCCCGCCGCCCGACCACGAACGGTACTTCGAAGAGCTGATCGGCATCCTCGGCAGGACCGGCCCGCCCGACCACGAGGCGATCGCCGAACTCCGGTCCCGTTACGACATCGAGCAGCTCACGCCCCTGCGCCACGACGCCTGA
- a CDS encoding VOC family protein, whose product MTPRLDAVGLVVSDMAASLAFYRRLGLAVPEGAESAPHVEAVLPGGPRVLFDTEDTVRSFDPGWTRPEGRGRVGLAFLCDSPAEVDKVYGELVGAGHRGHLAPWDAFWGQRYAIVLDPDGAEVSLFASLDPAVSST is encoded by the coding sequence ATGACTCCACGACTCGACGCCGTCGGCCTGGTCGTCTCCGACATGGCCGCCTCACTCGCCTTCTACCGCCGGCTCGGCCTGGCCGTCCCCGAGGGGGCGGAGTCCGCCCCGCACGTCGAGGCCGTGCTGCCCGGCGGGCCCCGCGTGCTGTTCGACACCGAGGACACCGTCCGCTCCTTCGACCCGGGCTGGACCCGGCCCGAGGGCAGGGGCCGGGTGGGGCTGGCCTTCCTCTGCGACAGCCCCGCCGAGGTGGACAAGGTGTACGGGGAGCTCGTCGGCGCGGGACACCGCGGCCATCTCGCTCCCTGGGACGCGTTCTGGGGCCAGCGCTACGCGATCGTCCTCGACCCGGACGGTGCCGAGGTGTCGCTGTTCGCGAGCCTGGACCCGGCGGTCAGCTCCACGTAG